Proteins co-encoded in one bacterium HR34 genomic window:
- the uvrC gene encoding UvrABC system protein C, with translation MKDVKKSEIKNLPQVPGVYIFKDKKGQILYIGKAANLRKRVKDHFQTKSFRDSLFADKVEKISFIETDSEVEAFILESKLIKKYLPKFNVMLKDSSNYFYVGYTKDDFPTILITHQPDKIKNNCKKITGPFVEGKSLKKVLHFLRKIFPYRMCPLNRKTPCSWYYIDQCEYCKIKDKSSKTKESEIKKACKKNVKTIFKILEGGYKSVINQLRKQMKKAVESQNFEKAIELRDALIALEKIMENAQVIKLDDIKKEGNKDYQKIEKYLQELFQTKKPVKRIEGYDISNIQGKMATGSMVCFVNGLPSKKDYRIFKIKTLQTPNDFGMIKEVLERRFKHQEWGLPDLIIIDGGKGQLGVGIEVLKKYNLENKILISAIAKRKNELFVPHKKTSILLKDMPDEVRRMILHIRDESHRFSRKLHFKIREKNIIKD, from the coding sequence ATGAAAGATGTAAAGAAAAGCGAAATTAAAAACCTTCCCCAAGTACCAGGAGTTTATATATTTAAAGATAAAAAAGGGCAAATATTATATATAGGAAAGGCTGCTAACTTAAGAAAAAGAGTAAAAGATCATTTTCAAACAAAATCTTTCAGAGATTCACTTTTTGCTGATAAAGTAGAAAAAATTTCTTTTATTGAAACAGATTCTGAGGTAGAAGCTTTTATATTGGAATCAAAACTAATAAAAAAATACCTGCCAAAATTTAATGTAATGCTTAAAGATAGTTCGAATTATTTTTATGTAGGATATACAAAAGATGATTTTCCAACCATATTAATAACCCACCAACCAGATAAAATAAAAAACAACTGCAAAAAAATTACAGGACCGTTTGTGGAAGGAAAATCGCTAAAAAAAGTTTTGCATTTTTTAAGAAAAATTTTTCCTTATAGAATGTGCCCCTTAAACAGAAAAACTCCCTGCTCTTGGTATTACATAGATCAATGCGAGTACTGCAAAATAAAAGATAAATCCTCAAAAACAAAAGAAAGCGAAATTAAAAAAGCTTGCAAAAAGAATGTTAAAACAATATTTAAAATTTTGGAAGGAGGGTACAAGAGCGTAATAAACCAACTAAGAAAACAGATGAAAAAAGCAGTAGAATCTCAAAATTTTGAAAAAGCAATAGAATTAAGAGACGCTTTAATAGCGCTTGAAAAAATAATGGAAAACGCTCAAGTTATAAAATTAGATGATATAAAGAAAGAAGGCAATAAAGATTATCAAAAAATAGAAAAATATCTACAAGAACTCTTCCAAACAAAAAAACCAGTAAAAAGAATTGAAGGTTATGATATATCAAACATACAAGGAAAAATGGCCACAGGTTCTATGGTATGTTTTGTAAATGGCCTGCCATCCAAAAAAGATTACAGAATATTTAAAATTAAAACCTTGCAAACTCCTAATGATTTTGGAATGATAAAAGAAGTTTTAGAAAGAAGATTTAAACACCAAGAATGGGGTTTGCCTGATTTAATAATAATAGACGGTGGCAAGGGACAACTAGGAGTAGGTATTGAAGTCTTAAAAAAATATAATTTAGAAAACAAAATTTTAATCTCTGCCATAGCAAAAAGAAAAAACGAATTGTTTGTACCTCATAAAAAAACATCTATTTTATTAAAGGATATGCCAGATGAAGTAAGAAGAATGATATTACATATAAGAGATGAATCCCACAGATTCTCCAGAAAACTTCACTTTAAAATAAGAGAGAAAAATATTATAAAAGATTGA